In Anaerobaca lacustris, the genomic stretch CAGGCGCGCTTGGATCCGCATGGGCTCTGAAGCGCATCCTACGATTCGTTCGAGCGAAGGCGGTTGTGGGCCGCCTTCGCCCGCTCGGTCTATGTGTAACGACGCCGGTTGTTTCGCTTTGAACCCGGCGTCGATTGGCGTCTACGGACGAACCGTATCCTGGAGGTTCCGCTGGTGTCTCTTGAGTTCCTCTGTCCCTTGCTGCCAGTATTCCAGTTGCTCCTGTAAGGTCTTTCCCTCCAGCCGCTTCATGACCTGCTCGGCGCCCTGCCGTTTCATGCGAACGCAATCAAAGGTCTTCGTCTTCATATCCAATGACCTCCAGCGGCGAATAGATGGCGATGTCGGCGTAGACCGAGATATTTCTTTGCCCTGCCATACCCTCTATGATAACGGCATGTCGGTCCGCGACCAACGGAAAACCAAGCCGGGCGATGAGCGGAATCGAAGGAGTGAACACCGCCCTGCAGGCGGTGGATCACCCCAACGTTCCACCGTTCCAGTATTCCCTTTCTTGCGCGGGCATGCCGCTGAGAGCCGCGTTGTCTTACACCTGCGCTACTCGTCCTTGGCTTCGAATTCGGCGTCGATGACGTCGTCGCCGCCTTTGCGTTTGACCTCGCCTTCCTGGGGCGGGGTCTTCGCCTGCGACGGCTGCGCGCCGGCGGCCGCCTGCTTCTTGGCGGCCTCTTCGTAGAGGACCTTGCCCAGTTCCTGGCCCGTTTCGCTGAGGTTCTCGAGGGCCTTCTTGATCGCAGCCGGATCGTCGCCCTTGGCGACCTCTTTGAGGTTGTTGACGGCGTTCTCGATCTTGCCCCGCGTGTCGGCGGAGACCTTCTCGCCGTGCTCTTTGAGCGTCTTCTCCGTCGAGTAGACCAACTGGTCGGCCTGGTTCTTCAGGTCGACGACCTCGCGTCGCTTCTTGTCCTCTTCGGCGTGGGACTCGGCCTCGTGCGTCATCCGGCTGATCTCCTCCTCGTTCAGGCCGGAACTCGACTTGATCACGATCGACTGCTGCTTGCCCGTCCCAAGGTCTTTGGCGGAAACGTTCAGGATGCCGTTGGCGTCGATGTCGAACGCCACCTCGATCTGCGGGATGCCGCGCGGCGCCGGCGGCAGATCCGTGAGCTGGAACCGGCCCAGCGTCCGGTTGTCCCGTGCGAACTCGCGCTCGCCTTGCAGGACGTGGATGTCCACCGTGGTCTGGCTGTCGGCGGCGGTCGAGAAGACTTCTTTCTTGCTGGTCGGGATCGTCGTGTTGCGCTCGATCAGCTTGGTCATCACGCCACCCAGCGTCTCGACGCCCAGCGACAGCGGCGTAACGTCCAGCAGCAGGATGTCCTTGACGCCCGCATCGCCGGCCAGGACCGCCCCCTGGATGGCGGCGCCGAGCGCGACGACCTCGTCGGGATTGAGGCTCTTGTTCGGTTCTTTGCCGAAAATCTCCCTGGCGATGGCCTGGACCTTCGGGATTCGCGTCGAGCCGCCGACCAGGAGCACCTCGGCAATGTCTTTTGGATCGAGCTTGGCGTCTTCGATCGCCTTGAGGCACGGCCGTTTGAGCCGCTCGAAGACGGGCTCGACCAGCGACTCGAACTTGCTCCGCGTGATGGTGATCTGCAGGTGCTTCGGGCCGGAGGCGTCGGCGGTGATGAACGGCAGGTTGACGGTCGATTCGACCTGCGTGCTCAGCTCGCACTTGGCCTTCTCGGCGGCCTCTTTGAGACGCTGATGGGCCATCGGGTCCTGACGAAGGTCGATGCCCTCGGTCTTCTTGAACTCGTCGGCCAGGTGGTTGATCAGGACCGCGTCGAGGTCGTCGCCGCCGAGGTGGGTGTCGCCGTTGGTGCTGAGCACCTCGAAGACGTTGTCGCCGATGTCGAGGATGGAGATGTCGAAGGTGCCGCCGCCGAAGTCGAAGACGGCCACTTTCTCGTTTTTCTTCTTTTCGAGGCCATAGGCCAGGGCCGCGGCGGTCGGTTCGTTGATGATCCGCTCGACCTCGAGGCCGGCGATCTTGCCGGCGTCCTTGGTTGCCTGCCGCTGGGAGTCGTTGAAGTAGGCCGGGACCGTGATGACGGCCTTCTCGACCTTCTCGCCCAGGTAGTCCTCGGCGGTCTTCTTGAGGTCCTGGAGGATCATGGCCGAGATCTCCGGCGGGGTGTACTCCTTGCCCCGGACATCAACCTTCACCAGTTCGTTGGGCCCGCCGGTAATCGCATAGGGAACGATCTTCTCTTCCGACGCGACCTCATTGTGCCGCCGCCCCATGAAACGCTTGATCGAGAACACGGTATGTTCGGGATTGGTCACCTGCTGGTGCTTGGCGATCTGCCCGACCAGCCGTTCGCCCTTGTCCGTGAAGCCAACCACGGATGGGGTCAGGCGCGAGCCGGAGGCGTTCACCAGTACCTTTGGCGAAGAGCCCTCCATCACCGCCACCACGGAGTTGGTTGTCCCGAGGTCAATTCCGATAATCTTAGCCATCGCAAACGTCCTTTCCTTGGTCTCGATCCGCCCGGCGAATCGCGCATGAGAAATCAAATCAATCGGTACAGGAAAAGTGCAAAAGACGTGCCAGTCATTGCCCTTCCTGGGCGAGGTGGTTCTAACTGGCTTTCACATAAGATGTTATAGTCGCCTTGTTGTGCAGCCGGGTCGGAATGGCGAGCCCTGTGCACTCCCCGCATTGTCACATCGCGTGCCATTTTGGCAGGGCTTGGCGTCTGCCCGGTCGCAGCAGGCCGAGAGCCTCGCCGCACGGTTTTTCGTTTGCCGACGGCCTTGCCGCCCTCCTATAATACGGCGTCCAGCTAATCGCAGGAAGCTGTGACGATCGGTCTGCGGTCGAAAGCCCGCGGATCGCCTCCATCGCGAAGCGCCTCGGCCGAGTGGCGGAATGGCAGACGCTGGGGACTTAAAATCCCCTGCCCGCAAGGGCGTGTGGGTTCAAATCCCACCTCGGCTATTCTGCGGCCGTGCCGCAGCGTCACGAAGCAGACGATCAGGAAGGACGTGGAGAAGCTAAGTCATGGCAGAAAAGGATCTTAGACTCGTCGATACCGATAAGCCCAACCTCTACCGCGAGACGTTCCCGTACAGCGAATTCCCCAAGGTCATTTTTGACCACGAGCGGGTGGAATACGAGATACCAGAGAAGATCTGGATCACCGATACGACGTTCCGCGACGGCCAGCAAGCCAAGCCCCCGTTCATGCCCGAGCAGATCCTCCGCATCTACGATCTCCTGCACGAGATCGACGGCGGCACCGGCCTGATCCGACAGTGCGAGTTCTTCCTCTACTCCGAACGAGACCGCAAGGCCGTCGAATTGTGCCAGGAGCGGGGCTACGAATACCCCGAGATCACGGGGTGGATTCGCGCGGTGGCCGCTGATTTCAAGCTGGTTTCGCAGATGGGCCTGAAGGAGACGGGCATCCTGACCTCGGCCAGCGACTACCACAT encodes the following:
- the dnaK gene encoding molecular chaperone DnaK, with translation MAKIIGIDLGTTNSVVAVMEGSSPKVLVNASGSRLTPSVVGFTDKGERLVGQIAKHQQVTNPEHTVFSIKRFMGRRHNEVASEEKIVPYAITGGPNELVKVDVRGKEYTPPEISAMILQDLKKTAEDYLGEKVEKAVITVPAYFNDSQRQATKDAGKIAGLEVERIINEPTAAALAYGLEKKKNEKVAVFDFGGGTFDISILDIGDNVFEVLSTNGDTHLGGDDLDAVLINHLADEFKKTEGIDLRQDPMAHQRLKEAAEKAKCELSTQVESTVNLPFITADASGPKHLQITITRSKFESLVEPVFERLKRPCLKAIEDAKLDPKDIAEVLLVGGSTRIPKVQAIAREIFGKEPNKSLNPDEVVALGAAIQGAVLAGDAGVKDILLLDVTPLSLGVETLGGVMTKLIERNTTIPTSKKEVFSTAADSQTTVDIHVLQGEREFARDNRTLGRFQLTDLPPAPRGIPQIEVAFDIDANGILNVSAKDLGTGKQQSIVIKSSSGLNEEEISRMTHEAESHAEEDKKRREVVDLKNQADQLVYSTEKTLKEHGEKVSADTRGKIENAVNNLKEVAKGDDPAAIKKALENLSETGQELGKVLYEEAAKKQAAAGAQPSQAKTPPQEGEVKRKGGDDVIDAEFEAKDE